A part of Prolixibacteraceae bacterium genomic DNA contains:
- a CDS encoding PorT family protein has product MRIIKMFMAIGIAMISCGITLGQKKGGLGIQAGINRVFVTVDKTVDIKVTPMIGFHIGFFYNMQIVKDFRVSSAVIYITKGAESEFRDGPETFHNKSYVRCIEVPIQCSYRLFKLKSFSCTSGVYISANPYLDINIYGSIRTFKDKKYEDYPMNIGNSKDDNIKRFTSGIKVGLSIHLDHIEPYLGYDWGITPLSSNLKDNSHRAFYFGLAFHL; this is encoded by the coding sequence ATGAGAATTATTAAGATGTTTATGGCTATCGGGATAGCTATGATTTCTTGTGGTATAACTTTAGGCCAGAAAAAAGGTGGCTTAGGAATTCAAGCAGGTATCAATAGAGTTTTTGTAACTGTAGATAAAACAGTAGATATAAAAGTCACTCCAATGATTGGATTTCATATAGGGTTCTTCTACAATATGCAAATAGTGAAAGATTTTCGTGTCTCCTCTGCAGTGATTTATATTACAAAGGGTGCAGAGAGTGAGTTTCGTGATGGGCCAGAAACATTCCACAATAAGTCATATGTGCGTTGTATTGAGGTCCCTATTCAGTGTAGTTATCGTTTGTTTAAACTGAAATCTTTTTCTTGTACAAGTGGGGTTTATATTAGTGCTAATCCATATCTAGATATCAATATCTATGGTTCAATCCGAACTTTTAAAGATAAAAAATATGAAGATTATCCTATGAATATTGGTAATTCAAAAGATGATAATATAAAACGTTTTACGAGTGGAATAAAGGTCGGGTTAAGTATTCATCTAGATCATATTGAACCCTATTTAGGCTATGATTGGGGGATAACACCTCTTTCTTCCAATCTGAAAGATAATAGCCATAGAGCTTTTTATTTTGGGTTAGCATTTCATCTATAA
- a CDS encoding SUMF1/EgtB/PvdO family nonheme iron enzyme, with protein MCKIKLTTILLIFIVPCLTTLGQSNKSWSEYVITTKKRLQNNAIKPWTYKSGPIKKNKPPKKIKIDIHNRHKIVLKNNANTDLLLGNAKLVTKNGKEIFIDQLNINVGYKSKVYLNENRKYKTPKINKTTFSHSIVILERGYFELVLDNKYSFFVADIGIEKSSPRKTNVTSLEVTNISVSDEMVNLYRHFPKETDNLMNYFNHDPSYWLFNNCLDDYKEICNRLVNKLTKKNLFKKKLHNIEQSSIEEQEKQYLNLFTRIMSVFKLEEELRIVNLEAIELAIINMSQYDQFNTEQANKDLLFIKKHLESTKKNIYFEDQKVIAIANQILQRKRRILLANPLLDMDKVIVVTHHLKGNSRRVMAREIGTPFKNSAGNGYMHRTGYDCEISELYDLGGTVQNRTILNLNNTSPITDLQLHWDAKRILYSAVNKNMRWQLYEVNIDGSNNHKVTHVDEPDIDFFDATYLPSGKIITASTIGYQGVPCNSGSVPVANLCLYDPKTNDLRRLNFGQDNDWSPEVMNNGQIMYLRWEYTDNTHYFSRIMMRMNPDGTTKKELYGSGSFWPNTMFDAKPIPNGDSQFVAVVSGHHGVPRTGRLVLFDPTKGRQEEKGVIQEIPYRNKPVKPVIGDKIVDGVWPQFLKPHPLNDKYFLVTAKLSPDGLWGLYLVDVFDNITPISVVEGKAITEVIPVLKRDTPPIIPEKVDVKSKESTVFIQDIYEGLGTQGVPRGTIKGLRILAYEFAYNDVKSNFDAHGIQSCWDIKRLLGTVPVEKDGSVMFKIPANVPISIQPLDENGAAVQLMRSWLTGMPNEIVSCIGCHENQNSIAIPKNTIASQLSPKIITPPNGGVRPFSFEYEIQPILNKRCIACHDGSQDIPDYKDTSIDNVVHFGKSYLALHPYINRQGAEADIHTMNPMEYHANTSELVKLLKKGHHNVTLSDKEWRTLFTWIDFNAPYNGSFQTCKYNGVDQYKRRQELMSKYNNISVDWQEETEKYIEYLSSLEKDSIVVPPPLKKKKNHRSHIRHWPFNSTEAQKKQESYSSNMQEIEIAPGVKMNFVLIPQGNFVMGSDDGDQDESPMSVVKIKKPFWMGQFEVTNEQFKTFFPNHDSRFIAQLWKDHTTAGYSANKPNQPVIRVSWKEAMKFCEILSKKIGKEVTLPTESQWEWAARAGSDRAFWFGNYNSNFEKYANLADKQLRNMAVCGVNPKPMTDDNTKLPYYDFIPRSYSVDDGSMLMVKGGKYEANPWRLYDMNGNVAEWTRTNYANYPYVAKDGRNNLDILKEKVVRGGSWRDRSSKSTSSYRVSYKPWQKVFNVGFRVIIEE; from the coding sequence ATGTGTAAAATAAAACTAACAACAATTCTATTAATCTTTATTGTTCCTTGTTTAACTACTCTTGGACAGAGCAATAAAAGTTGGAGTGAATATGTCATTACAACCAAGAAGAGGTTGCAAAATAATGCTATTAAACCTTGGACATATAAGTCTGGTCCGATTAAAAAAAATAAACCTCCAAAAAAAATAAAGATTGATATTCATAATCGACATAAAATTGTTCTTAAGAACAATGCAAATACGGATTTGTTATTGGGTAACGCGAAGTTAGTTACAAAGAACGGAAAGGAAATATTCATTGACCAGTTGAATATAAATGTTGGTTACAAGTCTAAGGTATACCTTAATGAAAATAGAAAATATAAAACTCCTAAAATAAACAAGACTACATTTAGTCATAGTATAGTGATCTTAGAGAGAGGTTATTTTGAACTAGTTTTAGATAATAAATATAGTTTTTTTGTTGCTGATATCGGGATCGAGAAAAGTTCGCCCCGTAAGACTAATGTTACTTCGTTAGAAGTGACTAATATATCTGTTTCGGATGAAATGGTAAACTTATATCGTCATTTCCCAAAAGAAACAGACAACTTGATGAATTATTTTAATCATGATCCAAGTTATTGGTTATTCAACAACTGTCTAGATGATTATAAAGAGATCTGTAATAGGTTGGTTAATAAATTAACAAAAAAAAATCTATTCAAGAAAAAACTTCATAATATTGAACAGTCTTCTATCGAAGAGCAAGAAAAGCAATATCTGAATTTGTTTACTCGAATTATGTCAGTATTTAAATTAGAAGAAGAGCTTAGAATTGTAAATTTGGAGGCAATAGAGCTTGCTATTATTAATATGAGTCAATATGATCAGTTTAATACAGAACAGGCCAACAAGGATCTTTTGTTTATCAAAAAACATTTAGAATCTACGAAGAAAAACATCTATTTCGAGGATCAAAAAGTAATTGCAATTGCCAATCAAATTCTTCAAAGAAAGAGACGTATTCTTTTAGCTAATCCATTATTAGATATGGATAAGGTTATTGTTGTGACACATCACCTTAAAGGTAATTCAAGAAGAGTAATGGCTCGCGAGATAGGTACACCATTTAAAAATTCTGCAGGAAATGGTTATATGCATCGGACAGGGTATGATTGTGAAATCTCTGAATTATATGATTTAGGTGGAACAGTTCAGAATCGTACTATTCTAAATCTGAACAATACATCACCCATAACGGATCTTCAATTGCATTGGGATGCCAAAAGAATATTATACTCAGCTGTCAATAAGAATATGAGATGGCAATTGTATGAAGTGAATATAGATGGGAGTAATAATCATAAAGTAACTCATGTTGATGAACCAGATATCGACTTTTTTGATGCAACCTATCTTCCGAGTGGAAAGATAATTACAGCATCTACTATCGGTTATCAAGGGGTTCCGTGTAATAGTGGCTCTGTGCCTGTGGCAAACCTGTGTCTTTATGATCCAAAAACGAATGATCTTCGTCGTCTCAATTTTGGACAAGACAACGATTGGAGCCCTGAAGTGATGAATAATGGACAAATCATGTACCTAAGATGGGAGTATACTGATAATACACATTATTTCTCGAGAATTATGATGCGTATGAATCCAGATGGTACAACCAAAAAAGAATTATATGGAAGTGGCTCTTTCTGGCCCAATACGATGTTTGACGCGAAGCCAATCCCAAATGGAGACAGTCAGTTTGTAGCTGTGGTATCTGGACACCATGGTGTGCCAAGAACAGGTCGGTTAGTGCTTTTTGATCCTACTAAGGGACGTCAAGAAGAAAAAGGTGTTATTCAAGAGATCCCTTATCGTAACAAGCCAGTGAAACCTGTGATTGGAGATAAGATTGTAGATGGAGTATGGCCTCAATTTTTAAAACCCCACCCTTTGAATGATAAATATTTCTTAGTCACTGCTAAGTTATCCCCAGATGGTTTATGGGGGCTGTATCTCGTTGATGTATTTGATAATATAACCCCTATTTCAGTAGTCGAAGGTAAAGCAATCACTGAGGTTATCCCAGTTTTAAAAAGAGATACACCTCCTATCATTCCAGAAAAAGTTGATGTTAAATCAAAAGAGTCAACAGTATTTATTCAAGATATATATGAAGGTTTAGGCACCCAAGGCGTTCCCAGAGGAACAATTAAAGGATTAAGGATTCTAGCATACGAATTTGCTTATAATGATGTAAAATCAAATTTTGATGCACATGGTATTCAAAGTTGTTGGGATATCAAACGTCTTTTAGGAACAGTCCCTGTAGAAAAAGATGGCTCTGTAATGTTTAAAATTCCTGCTAATGTGCCAATATCTATTCAGCCTTTAGATGAAAATGGGGCTGCAGTACAACTAATGAGGAGCTGGCTTACTGGTATGCCTAATGAAATAGTGTCTTGTATTGGGTGTCATGAAAATCAAAATAGTATTGCGATACCTAAAAATACGATTGCATCACAATTATCCCCTAAGATTATTACCCCCCCAAACGGAGGTGTTCGACCGTTCTCTTTTGAATATGAGATCCAGCCAATTTTGAATAAACGATGTATTGCTTGTCATGATGGGAGTCAAGACATTCCTGATTATAAAGATACTTCTATCGATAACGTGGTTCACTTTGGGAAAAGTTATTTAGCATTACATCCATATATAAATAGACAAGGTGCTGAAGCTGATATTCACACGATGAACCCAATGGAGTATCATGCGAATACAAGTGAGTTAGTGAAATTATTAAAGAAAGGACATCACAATGTAACACTTTCAGATAAGGAATGGCGAACATTATTCACATGGATCGATTTTAATGCTCCATATAATGGTTCATTTCAAACATGTAAATATAATGGGGTCGACCAATACAAAAGACGTCAGGAGTTGATGTCAAAATACAATAATATTAGTGTTGATTGGCAGGAAGAGACAGAGAAGTATATAGAGTATTTGTCTTCCTTAGAAAAAGATTCGATAGTCGTTCCACCTCCTTTAAAGAAGAAAAAGAATCACCGATCTCATATCCGACATTGGCCATTTAATTCTACTGAAGCACAGAAAAAGCAAGAGAGTTATTCTAGTAATATGCAAGAGATCGAAATTGCACCAGGAGTAAAAATGAATTTCGTATTAATACCTCAAGGGAATTTTGTTATGGGATCAGATGATGGAGATCAAGATGAATCACCAATGAGTGTTGTTAAAATCAAGAAGCCTTTTTGGATGGGACAGTTTGAAGTTACTAATGAACAATTCAAAACATTTTTCCCAAATCATGATAGTAGATTTATTGCACAATTATGGAAGGATCATACTACAGCTGGATATAGTGCAAATAAGCCAAACCAACCTGTAATTCGAGTGTCATGGAAAGAAGCAATGAAGTTTTGTGAAATACTTAGTAAAAAAATAGGAAAGGAAGTAACTCTTCCAACAGAATCTCAGTGGGAGTGGGCCGCAAGAGCTGGATCAGATAGAGCATTTTGGTTTGGGAATTATAACTCTAACTTTGAGAAATATGCTAACCTTGCGGATAAGCAGTTGAGAAATATGGCTGTGTGTGGGGTGAATCCAAAACCAATGACAGATGATAACACGAAACTACCATATTATGATTTTATTCCAAGATCATATTCTGTTGATGATGGAAGTATGCTAATGGTAAAAGGAGGCAAATATGAAGCTAATCCCTGGCGACTATATGATATGAATGGAAATGTTGCTGAATGGACGCGAACAAACTATGCGAACTATCCTTATGTTGCAAAAGATGGTCGGAATAACTTAGACATCTTAAAAGAGAAGGTTGTAAGAGGAGGTTCCTGGAGGGATAGATCGTCAAAATCAACATCATCATATCGTGTAAGTTATAAACCATGGCAGAAAGTATTTAATGTTGGTTTTCGCGTAATTATTGAGGAATAA
- a CDS encoding response regulator translates to MRTFLFAFLLVLIQDQVMSQHLYFDHLTVESGLSSNRIFNISQDDRGYIWMGTQNGLNRYNGKEFKHFIPRGNKPGSIKGNNVLGVYSGKKGNIWAVTRNGGLNFFDAQKESFDQFPDSIFPCRQGSIKNIIEDDHGNIRFTSSEKYYYFDIKNNHIKRILKSKKVISQFEYSTDTIVIITSKSILFYNKKGALNKSISYYHNQNIIAAYLSSKKKIHLLSSNDVSLFDPKTRTTTRIVKFNSKKQRWRQEMLSKNTDLVFDGDNYWITSRGKLYCIDSKKQDIQTINNTPNNKFDFHGFQVKHVMIDKHNDVWIATYNNGLNIFKRSNNQFYHYYPYSKMVGTNSIPLVRALCQTKSNRIWVGYEDNGIGYYTEKDNQYINCFSTGQYIKSIRAIFEDSKGNLWIGTKNGIYLKKVGDKTPINLKHEYNIPFPIGIWSIKEDKKGHIWLGGTSLLSINLMDKEVTHYNYKSKSNIGIRDILFDSQYVWLATNSRGVLQLNLTSHPSSLENKETMKTYEVCDQKVFHLSAQKDYIWAATASGLSRIDKKSGKVDNFYQKDGLSNNIVYATYTDKDENLWISTARGITFLETESMHFTSYLPNRFFLDNAQYMDRNGRIFFGGYNGFISFDPSKIRDNYSQQQPSFEEMYLIGEKLRYDQKDNNILLKSLDQVSEIKLKHDQNTFSFKVFIRPITNTTASYRYKLEGFQDNWVNADRMDNVIKFTKIPPGYYKLRIQNSQTLHPKERQLSIIIIPPFYRTNWFYFMVILLSILLIVSIIKYREYKINRHNIQLQREVENKTLELKDKNIKVNRQKEEIKNISHELHKADQEKLNFFTNISHELKTPLSLIIGHVDFLNKEDQNKSDSLEAIQRNAIQLMNHVDDIVDFKKAFQGELQLNYANCDCIYLMKQLIDNFKFKASLKWIHLQLDSNSNELFLLIDKHKFEKIMTNLLSNAIKYTPNHGKVTVSIVENEGSVRFRFIDTGCGITVADKDKVFERYFRSETNYAKGHGMGLAIVKSLVDLHGGTITLKSTIGEGSCFTVELFKKDKELGASNNNKTKLNNIYSHPIRIDSNHIVSPMSLIKTGVPSLLIVEDNIQISSLLCKLLSENYSIELAKDGRDALNKLENNDVDLIISDIMMPRMDGISLCRALKKDQNFSHIPIILLSAKSDVESQVESFKLGINDYIEKPYNSQLLKARVEALIQNRKKLQENLLSEKFIVNHDNNIDLPEKKFLEKVWKITNKYYSDSNFSISFLGKEIGMSQATFYRKFKGLTGQSPIDFLKSFRIKKAESLLKSHKHSISEVCTMVGYRSASQFRKAFKEIYNLSPSEYAKNIVI, encoded by the coding sequence ATGAGAACATTTCTTTTTGCCTTTCTATTAGTTTTAATCCAGGACCAAGTGATGTCTCAACATCTATATTTTGACCATCTAACTGTTGAATCAGGACTATCCTCAAATAGAATTTTTAACATCTCACAAGATGATCGTGGTTATATATGGATGGGAACACAAAATGGGCTTAACAGGTATAATGGAAAGGAGTTCAAACATTTTATCCCAAGAGGTAATAAGCCTGGCTCAATAAAAGGAAATAATGTATTGGGAGTATATTCAGGTAAAAAAGGGAATATATGGGCTGTTACTAGAAATGGTGGCTTGAACTTTTTCGATGCTCAAAAAGAATCATTCGACCAATTTCCAGACTCAATATTTCCTTGTAGACAAGGATCCATTAAGAATATCATTGAAGATGATCATGGAAATATACGATTTACATCTTCAGAAAAGTACTATTACTTTGATATAAAGAACAACCACATAAAACGTATTCTAAAGAGTAAAAAAGTTATATCACAATTTGAATATTCGACAGATACAATTGTAATTATCACCTCCAAGAGCATACTTTTCTATAACAAAAAAGGTGCGCTGAATAAAAGCATAAGTTATTACCACAATCAAAACATTATAGCTGCTTATTTATCAAGCAAAAAGAAGATTCATTTACTATCATCCAATGACGTTTCATTATTTGATCCCAAAACGAGAACAACAACTCGAATTGTGAAATTTAATTCTAAAAAGCAAAGATGGCGACAAGAGATGTTGTCTAAAAATACAGACTTAGTATTTGATGGCGACAACTATTGGATTACATCTAGAGGAAAACTATACTGTATAGACTCAAAAAAACAGGATATTCAAACTATAAATAATACCCCCAATAATAAATTTGATTTTCATGGATTCCAAGTTAAACATGTCATGATTGACAAACATAATGATGTTTGGATTGCAACATATAACAACGGTCTAAATATATTCAAACGAAGTAATAATCAATTTTACCACTATTACCCTTATAGCAAAATGGTTGGGACGAATAGTATTCCTCTGGTTCGTGCCCTTTGTCAAACAAAAAGTAATCGGATATGGGTTGGTTACGAGGATAATGGAATTGGATACTATACTGAAAAAGACAATCAATACATTAACTGTTTTTCGACTGGACAATATATAAAATCCATCAGAGCAATATTTGAAGATAGTAAAGGAAACCTGTGGATTGGGACAAAAAATGGAATTTATTTAAAAAAGGTTGGCGATAAAACTCCTATTAATTTAAAACATGAATACAATATTCCTTTCCCTATTGGAATATGGAGTATTAAAGAAGACAAAAAAGGCCATATATGGCTTGGAGGAACAAGTCTTTTATCCATCAACTTAATGGACAAAGAGGTTACACATTACAATTACAAGTCTAAATCGAACATCGGTATAAGAGACATACTTTTTGATTCGCAATATGTTTGGCTCGCAACAAATTCTAGAGGTGTATTACAGTTGAACCTCACGTCACACCCTTCGAGTCTGGAAAACAAAGAAACGATGAAGACTTATGAAGTCTGTGACCAAAAAGTCTTTCATTTAAGCGCTCAAAAAGATTATATATGGGCAGCAACAGCATCCGGATTATCTAGAATAGATAAAAAGAGTGGTAAGGTTGACAACTTTTATCAAAAAGACGGTTTATCAAACAATATAGTCTATGCAACTTATACTGATAAAGATGAGAACCTATGGATTAGTACCGCCCGAGGAATAACATTTCTTGAAACAGAATCAATGCATTTTACGAGCTACCTTCCCAACCGATTTTTTCTAGATAATGCACAATATATGGATCGGAATGGACGAATATTCTTTGGTGGATATAATGGTTTTATCTCATTTGATCCCTCAAAGATTCGGGATAACTATTCACAACAACAACCATCTTTTGAAGAAATGTACCTAATAGGCGAAAAGCTTAGATACGATCAAAAAGATAATAATATTCTATTAAAGTCTCTTGATCAAGTATCTGAGATTAAGCTTAAACATGATCAAAACACTTTTTCTTTTAAGGTTTTTATTCGTCCGATAACAAATACCACAGCATCTTATCGTTATAAACTAGAAGGATTTCAAGACAATTGGGTGAATGCTGATAGGATGGATAACGTCATAAAATTCACTAAGATTCCTCCGGGGTACTACAAGTTAAGGATTCAAAATAGTCAAACTCTTCACCCAAAAGAGAGACAATTATCCATTATAATAATACCACCATTTTATCGTACTAATTGGTTTTATTTTATGGTAATACTCTTAAGTATTTTGTTAATTGTCTCAATTATCAAATATCGTGAATATAAGATTAACCGACACAACATACAATTACAACGAGAGGTTGAAAATAAAACATTAGAACTAAAAGATAAAAACATAAAAGTTAACCGACAAAAAGAGGAGATAAAAAATATATCTCATGAATTACATAAAGCAGATCAAGAAAAACTTAATTTCTTCACAAATATTTCTCATGAATTAAAAACACCATTATCTCTTATCATCGGACATGTTGATTTTCTAAATAAAGAGGATCAAAACAAATCGGATTCACTCGAAGCAATTCAAAGAAATGCAATCCAGCTGATGAACCATGTTGATGACATTGTTGATTTTAAAAAAGCATTTCAAGGAGAATTACAGCTAAACTATGCAAATTGTGACTGCATTTATTTAATGAAACAATTAATAGATAACTTTAAATTTAAAGCATCCTTAAAATGGATTCATTTGCAGTTAGACAGCAACAGTAATGAGTTATTCTTACTTATTGACAAACACAAATTCGAAAAGATTATGACAAATCTTCTTTCTAATGCAATAAAATATACTCCGAACCATGGAAAAGTCACTGTTTCTATTGTGGAAAATGAAGGAAGTGTAAGGTTTAGATTTATTGATACAGGTTGTGGAATTACAGTAGCAGACAAAGATAAAGTATTTGAACGTTATTTCAGATCTGAAACAAATTATGCAAAAGGGCATGGTATGGGGCTTGCAATTGTTAAATCTTTGGTCGATCTACATGGAGGAACAATAACACTAAAAAGCACTATCGGAGAAGGGAGTTGTTTTACTGTGGAATTATTCAAGAAGGACAAAGAACTAGGGGCCTCGAACAATAATAAAACAAAACTTAACAATATTTACTCCCATCCAATAAGGATTGATTCAAATCATATCGTTTCCCCTATGTCACTAATAAAAACAGGGGTACCATCTCTTTTAATTGTTGAAGACAACATTCAAATTTCATCTCTATTATGCAAACTATTATCTGAAAATTATTCTATTGAACTTGCAAAGGATGGTAGAGATGCACTTAATAAATTAGAGAATAATGACGTAGATTTAATTATTTCGGATATCATGATGCCTAGAATGGATGGAATTAGTCTATGTAGAGCATTAAAGAAAGATCAAAATTTTTCTCATATCCCCATCATACTACTTTCAGCCAAGAGTGATGTAGAATCTCAAGTTGAAAGTTTCAAATTAGGGATCAATGACTATATAGAAAAACCATATAACTCTCAATTATTAAAAGCAAGAGTAGAAGCACTGATTCAAAACAGAAAAAAATTACAAGAAAACCTTTTATCAGAAAAATTCATTGTCAATCATGATAACAATATAGATCTACCAGAAAAAAAATTTCTTGAAAAAGTCTGGAAAATAACAAATAAGTACTATAGTGATAGTAACTTCTCAATTTCATTTTTGGGAAAAGAAATTGGAATGAGCCAAGCAACATTTTACAGGAAATTCAAAGGTCTAACGGGACAATCCCCAATTGATTTCTTGAAAAGCTTTAGAATAAAAAAAGCAGAATCATTATTGAAATCACACAAACATTCAATATCTGAAGTATGTACGATGGTTGGATACCGTAGTGCATCCCAATTTAGGAAAGCATTTAAAGAGATCTATAACCTAAGCCCCTCAGAGTATGCGAAGAACATTGTAATATAA
- a CDS encoding transposase: protein MKKTIYKECISRTLSKMSDIGLARRNFMIETIYLFLSIMGKINFLQLSRYGSKNEKTYRNQFEKRFDFLNFNYYLLEENKCSEYVIAFDPSYINKSGKRTAGMDVFWSGCAGKAKRGLEIGGIAAVDVVKNTAFHLEAVQTIPKPKQNLNDWYISVMTERISSLKKISKYLVVDAWFSNRKFITNMIEHEVNVVSRLRCNAHLKYYYTGSKTGKRGRPRVYGDKVNCKEIDEKYFDLVEETETYTLYSAVVYSISLKRKIRLAYYQSLNGKGKTDYKMYFSTDINLEPTKIYDYYKKRFQIEFIYRDAKQYTGLNDCQAQSENKLHFHFNMSMTSVNIAKIADWLDQESIQQSPFSLNNIKKLNFNELMLNVFLSKIGVNTNLQKIQKVIKKIRLYGTNAA, encoded by the coding sequence ATGAAAAAAACGATATATAAGGAATGTATTTCTAGAACACTCTCCAAGATGTCAGATATTGGTTTGGCAAGACGTAATTTTATGATTGAGACAATTTATTTATTCTTAAGTATTATGGGAAAAATAAACTTTTTACAGTTGTCTCGTTATGGATCTAAAAATGAAAAAACTTATAGGAATCAATTTGAAAAACGTTTTGACTTTCTGAATTTTAACTATTATCTACTTGAAGAAAATAAGTGTTCTGAATATGTTATAGCTTTTGATCCTTCATACATCAATAAGTCTGGCAAACGTACTGCAGGAATGGATGTGTTCTGGTCAGGGTGTGCAGGAAAGGCCAAACGAGGATTAGAGATTGGAGGTATTGCAGCAGTAGATGTTGTTAAAAACACAGCCTTTCATCTTGAAGCTGTTCAAACAATACCCAAGCCAAAGCAGAATCTAAATGACTGGTATATTAGTGTGATGACTGAAAGGATATCATCGCTTAAAAAGATATCTAAATATCTTGTTGTAGATGCGTGGTTTTCAAATAGAAAGTTCATAACTAACATGATAGAACATGAAGTAAATGTTGTGTCTCGTCTTCGTTGTAATGCTCATCTTAAATATTATTATACGGGATCAAAGACTGGTAAAAGAGGGAGACCTAGAGTGTATGGTGATAAAGTAAACTGTAAAGAGATTGATGAAAAATACTTTGATTTGGTAGAGGAAACAGAAACTTATACCTTATATTCAGCTGTTGTATATTCGATTTCATTGAAGAGAAAAATACGTCTTGCTTATTATCAATCTTTAAATGGTAAAGGGAAAACGGATTACAAAATGTATTTCTCTACAGACATTAATTTAGAGCCAACAAAGATATATGATTATTACAAGAAGCGTTTCCAAATAGAATTTATATACAGAGATGCAAAGCAATACACCGGATTGAATGATTGTCAGGCTCAAAGTGAAAACAAACTCCACTTTCACTTTAATATGTCTATGACATCAGTGAATATAGCTAAGATAGCTGATTGGCTAGATCAAGAGAGTATACAGCAATCCCCTTTTTCATTGAACAACATCAAGAAGCTGAATTTTAATGAGTTAATGCTAAATGTGTTTTTATCTAAAATTGGGGTAAATACTAACTTGCAGAAAATACAGAAAGTGATAAAAAAGATCCGATTATATGGGACAAATGCCGCCTAA